In Bacillota bacterium, the following proteins share a genomic window:
- the cas3 gene encoding CRISPR-associated helicase Cas3', translating into MLLAHSKNEDGIPHGLEEHLSKVADLARGFASVFDAEQLACFCGWVHDVGKAHPDTQRYLKHEIQQGPNHSAAGAFLVSGKCDLLAFPIAGHHGGLPSPTQLKQRLSDPKELKNSAIALERAKTVLPGLFKDLDLEQFVPSYLQTSGLKQELFIRMLFSCLTDADFLDTEAHFSPDKSSARANELSMTQLWQRFQKDQERLSGQKEDLLNKSRHEIYNYCLMAAGRESGIFSLTVPTGGGKTRSALAFALTHAIKHDLKRIIVAIPYTSIIEQTADVYRNILGPEAVLEHHSAVNVEGEDESSEEETRRRLMSENWDAPVIVTTTVQLFESLFSNRGSRCRKLHNIAGSALILDEVQTLPTHLLRPILDVVQQLVDHYRVSVVLCTATQPALEKGPIKEGLCNVREIIQEPQQYFAALKRVNYEFPFRKETWSWGKLADVLKQEEQALVVLNTKKDAMALLDSIGLDENTFHLSTLLCGAHRRAVLEEIRHRLDNKLPCRVVSTQVIEAGVDLDFPIVFRAVGPLDRIIQAAGRCNREGKMLAGRVIVFVPCDGKIPPGSYRSGADIFTTLIQDESIDLNDFSLVNTYFAKLYQVGELDSKNIQKLRQKLDYPQVATRFRLIEQDTELAIVPYRPHIGEIQRHISQLHHTGPSRQLLRLIQPYVVSIHKRSLINLQKEQIIKSVVPGVWEWLGGYDSVRGIVNIKHNPADLVV; encoded by the coding sequence TTGCTACTAGCACATTCAAAAAATGAAGATGGTATTCCGCATGGCTTAGAAGAACATTTGTCGAAGGTGGCAGATTTGGCCCGCGGCTTTGCTAGTGTGTTTGATGCCGAACAATTAGCTTGTTTTTGTGGCTGGGTGCATGATGTTGGGAAGGCTCATCCAGATACGCAAAGGTATTTGAAGCATGAAATCCAACAAGGACCAAATCATTCGGCAGCCGGGGCTTTCTTAGTGAGTGGAAAATGTGATCTCTTGGCTTTTCCTATTGCCGGGCACCATGGTGGCTTACCGTCGCCTACACAGTTAAAGCAGCGGTTGAGCGATCCCAAGGAGTTAAAGAACAGTGCAATAGCTTTAGAGCGAGCCAAGACTGTCCTGCCGGGATTGTTCAAAGACCTAGACCTCGAACAATTCGTACCTTCGTACTTACAGACTTCTGGGCTTAAACAAGAGTTATTTATTCGGATGCTATTTAGCTGTCTTACAGATGCAGATTTTCTGGATACAGAAGCACACTTTTCTCCCGATAAGAGTTCGGCTCGAGCCAACGAGTTATCGATGACGCAATTGTGGCAACGATTCCAAAAAGATCAAGAAAGGCTAAGCGGACAAAAAGAAGACTTACTTAACAAATCCCGTCATGAGATTTATAATTATTGTTTAATGGCAGCAGGACGGGAGTCCGGAATATTTTCTTTGACTGTGCCTACTGGTGGTGGCAAGACTCGTTCTGCCCTAGCCTTTGCTTTAACACATGCTATAAAACATGATTTAAAGCGGATAATTGTCGCTATACCGTATACCAGCATTATTGAACAAACTGCTGATGTGTATCGGAATATATTGGGGCCGGAGGCTGTCTTGGAACATCATAGTGCTGTGAATGTAGAAGGAGAAGATGAAAGTTCGGAAGAAGAAACTAGAAGAAGGCTCATGTCGGAGAATTGGGATGCTCCTGTTATTGTAACTACAACTGTTCAGTTATTCGAAAGCCTGTTTTCTAATCGTGGTAGCCGTTGCCGTAAGCTACATAATATTGCTGGTAGTGCGTTAATTTTGGATGAAGTGCAAACGCTGCCAACGCACCTACTTAGGCCTATTCTTGATGTTGTGCAACAGTTGGTAGATCATTACCGAGTCTCAGTTGTTCTATGTACAGCCACCCAACCAGCACTGGAGAAAGGCCCTATTAAAGAAGGGTTATGCAATGTCCGGGAAATAATACAGGAGCCACAACAATACTTCGCTGCATTAAAACGAGTTAATTACGAATTTCCTTTTAGGAAAGAGACCTGGTCTTGGGGAAAATTGGCTGATGTTTTAAAACAAGAAGAACAAGCGTTGGTCGTGCTAAACACCAAAAAAGATGCAATGGCTCTTCTTGATAGCATTGGGCTTGATGAAAACACTTTCCACTTGTCAACGCTACTATGCGGAGCCCATCGCCGAGCAGTTCTTGAAGAAATTCGCCACCGGTTGGATAATAAATTGCCATGCCGGGTTGTAAGCACACAAGTTATTGAAGCGGGAGTAGATCTGGACTTCCCAATAGTATTTCGAGCTGTAGGCCCTTTAGATCGTATCATACAAGCAGCTGGACGCTGCAATCGTGAAGGTAAGATGCTGGCGGGCAGAGTTATTGTGTTTGTGCCATGCGACGGGAAAATCCCTCCGGGATCCTATCGATCAGGAGCCGATATTTTTACTACTCTTATACAGGATGAGAGTATTGATCTAAATGATTTTAGCCTTGTCAATACTTATTTTGCTAAGCTTTATCAAGTAGGCGAACTCGATAGCAAAAATATTCAAAAACTAAGGCAAAAACTTGATTACCCTCAAGTTGCAACTAGGTTTCGCCTAATTGAACAAGATACGGAATTAGCTATTGTACCCTACCGGCCTCATATAGGTGAGATCCAAAGACATATTAGCCAATTGCATCATACTGGGCCGTCGCGGCAACTTCTGCGGTTAATCCAGCCATATGTGGTTAGTATCCATAAACGTTCATTAATAAACCTACAAAAAGAGCAAATAATCAAAAGTGTAGTACCCGGGGTATGGGAATGGTTAGGGGGCTACGATTCAGTCAGGGGAATTGTTAATATTAAGCACAACCCGGCTGACCTTGTTGTATAG
- the cas7c gene encoding type I-C CRISPR-associated protein Cas7/Csd2 produces the protein MKVYLDPLKRHDFVFAFDVKDGNPNGDPDAGNLPRVDPETMQGLVTDGCLKRKVRDWVNLTRETEDRMKIYVEHRGILNKQHERAYTALGKKSTGTKQDRDTINEAREWMCANFFDVRAFGAVMTTGVNCGQVQGPLQLTFARSVDPIIPLDLSITRVAVTRPEDAEVSEEGEGGKVTEMGRKAIVPYGLYVGYGFFSPFFAKDTGMNAEDLAVFWEALQHMWEIDRSASRGFMSCRGLYVFTHGKAVGNAPAHELFERVNIKRIPDTPPRQFNDYQVKVNESNLPEGVTLTRLVG, from the coding sequence ATGAAGGTTTATCTTGATCCATTGAAAAGACATGATTTTGTCTTTGCTTTCGACGTGAAGGACGGAAATCCGAATGGCGATCCAGACGCTGGCAACCTGCCCCGTGTAGACCCAGAAACAATGCAAGGTTTGGTAACAGACGGATGCTTAAAGAGAAAGGTACGCGATTGGGTAAACTTGACGCGGGAAACAGAAGACCGAATGAAGATTTATGTTGAGCATCGTGGCATTCTAAACAAACAGCATGAACGCGCTTACACTGCGTTAGGTAAAAAATCGACAGGGACCAAACAAGACCGTGATACCATAAACGAAGCCAGAGAGTGGATGTGCGCCAATTTCTTTGACGTTCGCGCCTTTGGCGCTGTTATGACCACGGGTGTTAATTGTGGCCAAGTGCAAGGGCCGCTACAACTCACATTTGCCCGCTCGGTGGATCCTATTATCCCGCTAGACCTTTCTATAACTAGAGTTGCTGTGACCCGCCCGGAGGATGCAGAAGTAAGTGAAGAAGGAGAAGGTGGAAAGGTCACGGAAATGGGTCGCAAAGCAATTGTACCTTATGGACTCTATGTCGGTTATGGTTTCTTTAGTCCCTTTTTTGCCAAAGATACCGGCATGAACGCAGAAGATTTAGCAGTGTTTTGGGAAGCATTGCAGCACATGTGGGAGATAGATCGTTCTGCTAGCCGTGGATTTATGTCCTGCCGTGGCCTTTACGTTTTTACCCATGGAAAGGCAGTAGGAAATGCACCGGCCCATGAATTATTTGAGCGCGTCAATATCAAACGAATACCAGATACACCGCCTCGCCAGTTCAATGACTATCAAGTCAAGGTGAATGAATCCAATTTGCCCGAAGGAGTAACCCTCACAAGGTTGGTGGGGTAA
- the cas1c gene encoding type I-C CRISPR-associated endonuclease Cas1, producing the protein MEQLANTLYVMTPGAYVRLDHETVKVEVERTTQIQVPLHHLGGIICCGNVLVSPGVIHKCAEDGRFIVMLDSIGRFKARVVGPTSGNVLLRCAQHEALHDKEQTASIARNIVAGKIKNTRTVLLRGARETKDIADQTALRKAAARLGQAVTALDQQNNLDVIRGIEGEAARTYFSAIEYLILVDRDIFRPNGRTRRPPRDYLNALLSFLYALILSDCVAAAEGVGLDPQVGFLHAIRSGRPALALDLMEEFRVLLGDRVAITLINRRQITPQHFEEKPGGSVYLNDPGRRKVAVAYQKRKQEKITHPLLEHSKPIALIPHIQARLLARTFRGDLEQYPPFIYR; encoded by the coding sequence ATGGAACAACTAGCCAACACATTATACGTTATGACACCCGGGGCATATGTTCGGCTAGATCACGAGACAGTGAAAGTCGAAGTAGAACGTACAACTCAGATTCAGGTTCCACTTCATCATCTAGGAGGCATCATTTGCTGCGGTAATGTCCTTGTAAGTCCCGGAGTGATTCACAAGTGTGCTGAGGACGGACGCTTTATTGTGATGTTGGATAGTATTGGCCGATTTAAGGCCAGAGTAGTGGGTCCAACATCAGGGAATGTATTGCTACGTTGTGCTCAGCACGAAGCTTTACATGATAAAGAACAAACGGCTTCTATAGCCCGCAACATTGTTGCCGGGAAGATTAAAAATACCCGTACAGTCTTGTTAAGAGGAGCGCGAGAAACAAAAGACATAGCAGATCAAACTGCTCTAAGAAAAGCTGCCGCACGCTTAGGACAAGCTGTAACCGCACTTGACCAACAAAACAATTTGGATGTTATTCGGGGAATAGAGGGTGAGGCGGCCCGAACCTACTTTTCGGCCATTGAGTACCTAATACTGGTGGATAGAGATATATTTCGTCCCAACGGACGAACCCGCCGGCCTCCCCGCGACTATCTAAACGCGCTCTTGTCATTTTTATATGCCCTAATTTTAAGTGATTGTGTTGCTGCAGCAGAGGGAGTGGGTTTAGATCCCCAAGTAGGATTTTTACATGCCATTCGTTCCGGTCGTCCTGCTTTGGCATTAGACCTGATGGAAGAATTTCGAGTCTTATTGGGAGACAGAGTGGCAATTACTCTCATCAACAGACGTCAAATAACACCGCAACATTTTGAAGAAAAGCCTGGAGGATCAGTATACTTAAACGATCCTGGCCGTCGCAAGGTAGCTGTAGCTTATCAAAAACGGAAACAAGAGAAGATAACCCACCCTTTATTGGAACATTCGAAACCCATCGCATTGATTCCGCATATTCAAGCGCGCCTACTGGCACGCACTTTTCGGGGAGATTTGGAGCAGTATCCCCCCTTTATCTACCGGTAG
- a CDS encoding ArsA family ATPase, giving the protein MSSLWGKKVIFFGGKGGVGKTTCAASFSVLAAQKGYRTLVVSTDPAHSLADIFKADIKEQGQLAPNLWGYEINPQQESARYIERIKAQLKSVLSPIIMEEIERQVEAAYSAPGSEEAAIFDKFVDLLERINTEFDLIVFDTAPTGHTLRLLSLPELLAAWIEHLIAQREKANRLMAMAAVGSRQLKEKTDKPDPVLATLQLREERFRRARDFIVDAQAATFIFVVNAEKLPILETKKAITILTKYHIPVGGIIVNRLLPDGEEGAFWTRRRNLERQYLAEIQQEFGPLVLAKLPLLPDDIYGREALNQVVQILEQQI; this is encoded by the coding sequence ATGTCGTCGCTATGGGGCAAAAAAGTCATCTTCTTCGGTGGGAAAGGCGGTGTGGGCAAAACAACCTGTGCGGCCAGCTTCAGCGTATTGGCAGCACAAAAAGGCTATCGTACGTTGGTAGTTTCCACGGACCCGGCTCACAGTCTGGCGGACATTTTTAAGGCCGATATTAAGGAGCAGGGACAGCTGGCACCAAACCTGTGGGGCTATGAAATCAACCCGCAACAAGAAAGTGCCCGTTATATCGAGCGGATCAAAGCCCAGCTTAAGAGTGTGCTCAGCCCCATCATCATGGAAGAAATTGAGCGGCAGGTGGAGGCGGCCTATTCAGCCCCCGGTTCCGAGGAAGCGGCTATCTTCGACAAGTTTGTTGACTTACTGGAACGCATCAACACTGAATTTGACCTGATCGTTTTTGACACCGCTCCCACCGGCCACACCTTGCGGCTGCTGTCCCTGCCGGAACTACTGGCCGCTTGGATCGAACACCTAATCGCCCAGCGAGAAAAAGCCAACCGGCTTATGGCCATGGCGGCCGTGGGTTCGCGCCAGCTAAAAGAAAAAACCGATAAGCCCGATCCTGTACTGGCTACTTTACAGTTGCGGGAAGAACGTTTTCGCCGCGCTCGCGACTTTATTGTCGACGCCCAAGCAGCCACCTTCATCTTCGTAGTCAATGCCGAAAAACTACCCATACTGGAAACCAAAAAGGCCATCACCATATTAACCAAGTACCATATCCCCGTAGGAGGCATTATTGTCAACCGTCTCCTTCCCGACGGCGAAGAAGGAGCCTTCTGGACCCGGCGCCGGAACCTCGAGCGACAATACCTGGCCGAGATTCAGCAAGAATTCGGCCCCCTTGTCCTAGCCAAACTTCCACTCCTACCCGACGACATCTACGGAAGAGAAGCCCTGAATCAAGTAGTACAAATCCTGGAACAGCAGATATAA
- the cas4 gene encoding CRISPR-associated protein Cas4, translating to MLSALEHYSYCPRQCALIHCEQVFDDNVYTLRGHAVHKRVHEIDTVFMEGGRIEYSLPLWSEQLGLIGQADVVEFHDDIPYPIEYKYGKYRKRQVEHAALQLCGQAMCLEEMMGVNVRKGAIYYHSSRRRYEIQFTFELQDRVRKVVKAIRAMVSEGVMPLPPNDERCTHCSLSASCMPAAIGDGSKARSLVGVLFLNEYDED from the coding sequence ATGTTATCGGCTCTGGAGCATTATAGCTATTGCCCGCGGCAGTGTGCTTTGATACATTGTGAACAAGTCTTTGATGATAATGTGTATACACTTCGTGGTCATGCAGTGCATAAGAGGGTACATGAGATTGATACGGTGTTTATGGAAGGTGGACGGATAGAGTACTCGCTACCACTTTGGAGTGAACAACTAGGGCTTATTGGGCAAGCTGATGTAGTAGAATTCCATGACGATATACCTTACCCGATAGAATACAAATACGGCAAGTATCGTAAAAGACAAGTGGAGCATGCAGCGCTGCAACTCTGTGGGCAGGCCATGTGCTTAGAAGAAATGATGGGTGTTAATGTGCGTAAGGGGGCGATTTATTACCACAGCTCGCGACGCAGATACGAAATCCAATTTACATTCGAATTACAGGATAGAGTACGGAAGGTAGTAAAGGCCATTAGAGCGATGGTTAGCGAAGGAGTAATGCCTTTGCCACCTAACGATGAGCGTTGTACGCACTGTTCGTTAAGCGCGAGCTGTATGCCAGCTGCTATTGGGGACGGGTCCAAAGCCCGTTCCCTTGTTGGCGTTCTTTTCCTGAATGAGTATGATGAGGATTGA
- the cas5c gene encoding type I-C CRISPR-associated protein Cas5: protein MYKEASLVVKLWGDWACFTRPEMKVERVSYPVMTPSAARGALEAIFWKPEFGWQVRKIAVLRPVRYFSLLRNEVTNKAAVSSIRNWGPNDGYYADLDRAQRHTLALRDVAYVVWADIVLNPHANGIDTAKYRDQFRRRVAKGQCYHQPYLGCREFSAFFGYPEQDDMPLNTNEDLGLMLFDLIYEPNESGRGQPQFFEAQLKDGILNIPQELYKGRG from the coding sequence ATGTACAAAGAAGCTTCGTTAGTGGTAAAACTCTGGGGAGACTGGGCCTGTTTTACTCGGCCGGAAATGAAGGTGGAGAGGGTAAGTTATCCTGTTATGACACCTTCAGCGGCTCGTGGTGCCCTGGAGGCTATATTTTGGAAGCCGGAATTTGGTTGGCAAGTTCGGAAGATTGCCGTATTAAGACCCGTCCGCTATTTTTCTCTGCTGAGGAATGAAGTAACTAACAAAGCAGCGGTTTCATCTATTAGAAACTGGGGCCCTAATGACGGCTATTATGCCGACTTGGATCGGGCCCAAAGACATACTCTCGCCTTGCGAGATGTTGCTTATGTTGTGTGGGCAGATATTGTCTTGAACCCTCACGCAAACGGTATCGATACCGCCAAGTATCGTGACCAATTCAGGCGGCGGGTAGCCAAGGGGCAATGTTATCACCAACCATATCTTGGCTGCCGAGAGTTCTCAGCGTTTTTTGGTTATCCTGAACAAGATGATATGCCCCTGAATACCAACGAAGACCTAGGGTTGATGCTATTTGACTTAATTTACGAGCCTAACGAGTCTGGACGAGGCCAACCTCAGTTTTTTGAGGCGCAACTTAAAGACGGTATTCTTAATATTCCCCAAGAGCTCTATAAAGGAAGGGGGTGA
- the cas8c gene encoding type I-C CRISPR-associated protein Cas8c/Csd1 codes for MLLQKLTEYADRESDIEDLPLLYELIPVKWLIQLDSKGKYQGIICTTGDPEKKSDRGKRYPVPTVVRSSGVKPKLLADRADYVLGLIAPDAKPKQVKRTGECHQAFLALTRECAAQTRLPEVQAVMTFLNELDLNTLDLPEDIDPGDNVTFIVENTMPIALPPVQEMWANSQASTEEMAQCLVCGKFKPPMKRQPIKIKGIPGGQSSGMALVSANAKAFESYGLEASLIAPICQECSYAYGQALNSLIRGEDSHLTIGPSVYVFWTRGKSSFTPAQILRTPHPNDIKKLIESVYSAKSSFFPDPTQFYALSLTSSGGRVAVRDWLVTTVGEVQRNLAYYFKAQKLVDREGEYGQPYGLFTLAVSLFASGKEIKAHVIQAFMKAALLGRALPRWVLYQAIRRCAVEQTVTRPRAAIIKMALGWEQYREKEEGLMEKLDPANCNPGYLCGRLLSILEFIQKAALPGIKATIVDRYYGTASSAPAAVYGRLLRTTQAHLTKLRKEKTGAHNVLQRDLEEVLSKLKEFPSTLNLQDQALFALGYYHQRVKGWGSAGKCRLEATASQITQGEEGLTDEHEGLS; via the coding sequence ATGCTGCTGCAGAAGTTGACGGAGTATGCAGACAGGGAATCTGATATTGAGGATTTGCCATTGTTGTACGAACTTATACCTGTAAAGTGGCTAATACAGCTTGACTCAAAAGGAAAATACCAAGGGATAATCTGTACAACTGGCGACCCAGAAAAGAAAAGTGACCGAGGTAAACGCTATCCGGTACCGACAGTAGTCCGATCGTCGGGGGTAAAGCCTAAGCTTTTGGCTGACCGAGCGGATTATGTGCTTGGGTTAATTGCTCCTGATGCTAAGCCGAAACAAGTAAAGCGGACAGGTGAATGTCATCAAGCTTTCTTGGCATTAACACGAGAATGTGCTGCACAAACGAGACTTCCTGAGGTACAAGCCGTTATGACTTTTCTTAACGAGCTAGACCTAAACACATTAGATTTGCCAGAGGACATAGATCCTGGAGACAATGTAACCTTCATAGTAGAAAACACTATGCCTATTGCCTTGCCGCCTGTTCAGGAAATGTGGGCGAATAGCCAGGCATCAACTGAAGAAATGGCACAATGTTTGGTGTGTGGCAAGTTCAAACCGCCAATGAAACGTCAACCTATCAAGATCAAGGGAATTCCCGGCGGGCAAAGTTCCGGCATGGCGTTAGTAAGTGCCAACGCCAAGGCTTTTGAATCATATGGTTTGGAAGCATCTCTAATTGCACCCATTTGCCAAGAGTGTTCTTATGCCTATGGACAAGCTCTTAATTCGTTAATCAGAGGCGAGGATTCTCACCTTACTATAGGTCCTAGCGTGTATGTGTTCTGGACCAGGGGAAAAAGTAGTTTCACTCCTGCACAGATTCTTAGGACTCCCCATCCGAACGATATAAAGAAATTAATAGAATCCGTGTACTCCGCCAAAAGCTCTTTTTTTCCAGACCCCACTCAATTTTATGCTCTGTCTCTTACCAGCAGTGGTGGAAGAGTAGCTGTACGAGATTGGTTAGTGACAACCGTGGGCGAAGTACAGAGGAATCTGGCTTATTACTTTAAGGCGCAAAAGTTAGTCGACCGCGAAGGCGAGTATGGGCAACCATATGGTTTGTTTACGTTGGCTGTATCGCTTTTTGCTTCCGGCAAAGAGATCAAAGCTCACGTTATCCAAGCGTTTATGAAGGCTGCTTTACTGGGAAGGGCACTTCCACGTTGGGTTTTGTACCAGGCAATCAGAAGGTGTGCAGTGGAACAGACGGTTACGAGACCGCGAGCAGCCATTATTAAGATGGCACTTGGCTGGGAGCAATACAGAGAAAAGGAGGAAGGGTTAATGGAGAAACTTGATCCTGCCAATTGTAACCCAGGCTACTTATGCGGAAGGTTACTATCGATTCTAGAGTTTATTCAGAAAGCTGCTTTACCAGGTATTAAAGCTACTATTGTAGATCGATACTACGGCACAGCTTCGTCAGCACCAGCTGCCGTATATGGCCGACTTCTACGCACAACGCAGGCCCATTTGACCAAACTGCGAAAAGAAAAAACGGGGGCACATAACGTACTACAGAGGGATTTAGAAGAAGTTCTTTCAAAGTTGAAGGAGTTCCCAAGCACATTGAACCTACAAGACCAGGCCCTGTTTGCGCTTGGATACTACCATCAGCGTGTAAAAGGCTGGGGTTCTGCCGGCAAGTGTAGGTTGGAAGCCACTGCTTCACAAATAACTCAAGGTGAGGAGGGTTTAACTGATGAGCATGAAGGTTTATCTTGA